The Gossypium raimondii isolate GPD5lz chromosome 2, ASM2569854v1, whole genome shotgun sequence genome segment atcttaattagtttatttatattaattaaataaaattcaatttatttctaattgaatatttaaaatctttagaaaaaataatgacacgtagaaataatttgaaataaaacacatggaaaaattaaaatactattatttaaaataattttaaagtttttgggtaCTGACacgattgtttttaatttatatattaaaaaattcttatataatcgtaaaagagatagtattaattttaaaatattgaattaattaccactataattttgggtttttggtttaaggtatataatttatttaagatttaaggtcggtttaggagttactattttaaggtttagagagTATGGGGTTTAgtgattatggattagggattatggtttaagggttgggatttaaggtttaggggttaggggtttaaggGTTAGACATTAGAGGTTaggagttagggatttaaggtttaggaatttaggggtcgggttagggttttgggtttagattaattatttttttaatttatattttaaatatgttcttatataattgtaaaagagataataataaatttgtttagggtttttagtttagggtatatgattaatttaagatttaaggccagtttaggagttcatattttaaggtttagggagtatgaatttagggattatggtttaagggttgggatttaaggtttaggggttaggggtttaggagTTAGATATTAAAGGTTAAGAGTTaggaatttagggtttaaagatCCAGGgattgggttagggttttgggtttagattaattatttttttaatttatattttaatatgttcttatataattataaaagggataataataaattaaatatattgaaattatgagtatagtttaaattatttaagagatatataatagatagactttatatGTATTGGCATgtggatttaaaaatatattgaaattttcaacaaagcaaaacggcatcgttttgtacaaaatgaaataattttttgcgacatttttaagaaaaacaccGTAAAAAATAAGCAATAACGGCGTTTTTGtgaaaaatgccgcaaaaaataatcaaaatcccGCCCActcccaaaaaataatttttgattaCCGGCTCGTTACTCCCTCTTCTTTTCATATCCATCGAGAGCCCTAAATGCCCCCAAATAAAAGTTTGTACttaattctttttccctttcaatctcaaaatttgcccccaaatttcccattttccctttctatcagagaataagaagaagaaaaatcagTACATTCTTTCCTTTGAAGAACTAGAAATGAAACAGGATTTCAAGGGAAAATGTCAAGAGAAAAAATAAGCAAAGCTGCACTTCCTCCTGTTCAAGAggtgttcttttttatttctattgctTTCAGTATATATTTCTTAGATTATTTCTGTTGATAATAGTTGTAGGAGTTTGAGTGGTGATTCTTTACAAGGTGTGGAGTTGCTGGTGCTACGGTGGAGGCGGAGAATGGAGTGACAGTTGTTGAGATGAGTGCTGAAAAGCGGAGATGGGGAAGACCGCCGAGGAATCAAGTGAGAACCATGTCGTCATCGGCGCCGCCACCACTGCCTTAAAGGAAGGATGAGGATGATGAAGAAGATATTTGCTTTATATGCTTCGATGGCGGCAGTCTCGTGCTTTATGATCGACGGTGagtttggaaattttttttagtttttgtcctctctttttttttcttgtctgTTTGGTTGATCAGAAAATGTAGGAAATCAGAAGGAAGTTTTAGTTAGTTGGCCATTGTTAAGGTCAGAACTAGAGTCATTGTTTGGTTGCACTTCGATTTTTGTTAAGTTGAGctcaaattttattagtttttttggCTCCTTGagcttatattttctttttatacatgCAAAATGGAACTGGATTTAATTGCAGTTAAAAAAATGCGCAAGTTCAGTACCTGTACTGCTgatctttttgtttattttgtggCACTAATTCATAGATTAGAAATCATGTCTTCTCGGTAAGGGAACGTTGGTTTAGTACTAATCTTCTCTTCTTTTGTTTGTCTtgtatctatttattatttttttattttttgcatttgtATCATTTTACGTGACAGTGGCTGTCCTAAGGCATACCACCCAGCCTGTATCAAAAGGGATGAGGCATTCTTTAAATCCAAGGCGAAATGGAACTGTGGTATGTTTGGATTAGTTATTTATCACTTTTAGTtcgatttaattaatataagtgttGGGGAGACTTGAAGCATGAATTCTACTGTCTAATATATCGTAAAATATGAAGGTATAATGTGTCTGCCCTTTTCAGACCTTATTTTGTTGCAAGATAATTCATAGTTAACAACTCAAAAGATAAGTAATGCGCATCCAATATTATtatagcatttttattttttgatattatatattctagcttatccaaaatataaaaataatgtttactataatatatttatttatttatcttattattttttaagaccTATACTCGTGTTTTCATTTTGTCATGGCAACTTGTTTTTCATGTTTATGCAAGCAGTACCATAATGCTCTTTGTACTTATCTGGTTTAATAAGCTAGTACAAGAAATTTATTGAATGGAGAGCCTTAGCTAATTTAGGCTTTTTAATGTTAGAAACTTCTTACGTGCCAAACATACACAGATAAAGAAGGTATCAAGCAGCAACAGTTGTTGGCATTTATCCCAAGACATCAGAAGCACTACATTTTACCGAGTAAGAATAGTTGATAGAGGCCTTTTTTTCCTGGAAGCTAATTAGTGGGTTGAAGTTTTGTATgttttctcatttccatttcctttttgTCCTGTTTCTTTGCCTCTCTTCTATTGCAATTTTTTCTAAGCCAGATTTTGTCAGCAAGAAGGTACATTTTAGTCCACAGTTACAGACAGATCCTAGGCAAAATTATCTCCATGCTAAATCTTGTCTTCAGCCTTCAGGTATAGTGTTTCTTAGCAAGTAGGAATTCTTCTATGTTAGTTGTTTTCTGCATTGTTTTGAGGGGGCCAAAGCATAATTTTCCTttatattgatttataatttgatcatatgTAAGGGgttataatttgatcatattattagttttatcaACTGTTGGGAGATTGTTCTCATAACACTAGCTACTGGTCCATTCATTGTTGCTGCTGGAGGCATATCTAATATATTTCTTCATAGGCTTGCTGAGGACATCCAAGATGCTTATGCTGAGGCAGCTAGCATTGCTGAACAGGTTTTTCTCTTCTCTCCTGGCTCCATTTCTTTCAACCAGacttatttttcttaatgttGTTAAGTGAATTTAAATTGGCTATTTTGCTTAATGTTCATACAGTTCTAACCCTATACTTACATCAATGGTGTATGTTTCAAACCaggcattattttattttctaacccTCATTTTTTAGTATACTTTTCGTAACATGAAAGAATAAGCTATGATTTCGACCTTGATGTTGATGGCAGTTGCATTATTTAACACCAAAACCCATATTAAACGGgtttttcaaagaagaaaaatgctGAGAATATATGGTCTCTGCAAAAAGATGGGCTACAAGGACGCTAAGTTACTGAAGCTTTACGGGTATTCGATTTATCCTTTTTTATATGTTTCTTGTGTGTTAGTAGCTTTCACTGTAAAATGGGATAGCTAAATTGCATGGTTTCTGCATGCTCCAAATTCCTGAAAAAaggttgagaaaatttttagagaaaGTTCTATAAAGTTTTTTATGGATTCTGTGGCGCAGacccatatttttttattttggcatATCATGTAATTGTTGTACAAGTAAAGTAAAAAGTAGACTGAAGCAGTTTACTATGAAGTTTTTAGAGAAAGTTCTATGAAGTTTTAATCTATGCTTGCTTTCCGATGGATTTCCATTCCAACTAGCTTCGATAAGGATCTGCTGCTTTCAGTTTCACGCGATCTCCACTGTTAACTTGCAATTATCCTTTTTCCACCTTTTGATGAGTGATTTTGCTACTGCTATTGTTGTTATTAGGCTCTGATAGCCAATGGCGTTGAAGCGGGGACTATCCAATGTGGGAGTCCAAAGGAACAGAAGTTCTGGATCTCGtgactctttttttcttctcaattcTGATGCTTTCAGTTTCACGCTCATTGCTTTGAGTTCATTACAAGATTTCCTTgattaaataaatgtattatatcttttattactaagatttacttgattaagaaaatgcattgtatgtattattaccttgcatatgtattatttattttagttttgattctaaattttaatttttacttaagagttctaacttttggattttaattgtgttattaatttattattttaaattctaaatataaattcattaattttatatttagttttaaagttaaaatttttgtagaaaatttaatttaaataatattttttatttatccttcaaacataatataatatttatcatagaaataaatattatttaaaaaaaatatttttttaaatatatgtttttagcggcgtttctgtTAAAAGCGACACTAAAGGTCTGTCCTATAGCGGCATTTGtacaaaaagcgccgctaaaggccttgatctatagtggcgtttgtgagaAAAGTGCCGCTAACggtcttgatctatagcggcgtttgtggaaaaagcgccgctaaaggtcatggtctttagcggcgtttgtgggaaaagtgccgctaaaggtcatagtctttagcggcgtttgtgggaaagcgccgctaaaagtcatcaTCTTTAGCGGCGATTGTGGGAAAGGGCCGCTAAAGGTCatagtctttagcggcgtttgtgggaaaagcgctgctaaaggtcatgacctttagcggcgtttatttctaaaaacgccgcaaaagttagcgacgctgtcaatagcggcgttttttttgcTGTAGTGATGCTATGTAAATGTCCCTATCTTGTTTTGCAGGATTGGTTACAATTACAAACGTTTTATAATAGGCTCAACAAGAACTTGCGATTGAGTCTCAACAAAGCATTCGCAAGGGTGTTTGTATCAAAGACTTACGCGAAGGGATGCCAATTGATTGAAGACATGACAATGAATTCCTACATGTGGTTTGTTGAATGGTTCACGTACAGAGCTAAAAAACCAACTGTGAATGTGGTTGGTAAGGAGGATAAGTTCCAACAACCCCTCGAGAGGTTGAACAATCTCAAAGTTAGCTTGGCTCAATCACAAGGTCCCAACCAGCCCCATCTAATGAATGCAAATGTAGGGCACAAACATGACGACGCTAAATGGGGGAGCCACCAAGAAAATGCTCATTCTAAGGTGATCTGCCGTAATATAGTGTaacagattaaactagtttgcACACTTGATGAGCTTAAATACAAGCACTTTTCATTATGCTTTAGCTaagttttcataatttagtttaaattcaataaaaagtttattttgagtcttttattgaccttaggtcGAATAaggcctaaaggtgagctaa includes the following:
- the LOC105788127 gene encoding uncharacterized protein LOC105788127 isoform X1; amino-acid sequence: MRMMKKIFALYASMAAVSCFMIDVAVLRHTTQPVSKGMRHSLNPRRNGTVKLLTCQTYTDKEGIKQQQLLAFIPRHQKHYILPNFVSKKVHFSPQLQTDPRQNYLHAKSCLQPSGLLRTSKMLMLRQLALLNRFFSSLLAPFLSTRLIFLNVVK
- the LOC105788127 gene encoding uncharacterized protein LOC105788127 isoform X2; this translates as MRMMKKIFALYASMAAVSCFMIDVAVLRHTTQPVSKGMRHSLNPRRNGTVKLLTCQTYTDKEGIKQQQLLAFIPRHQKHYILPNFVSKKVHFSPQLQTDPRQNYLHAKSCLQPSGLLRTSKMLMLRQLALLNSCII
- the LOC128034695 gene encoding uncharacterized protein LOC128034695, with the protein product MLCKCPYLVLQDWLQLQTFYNRLNKNLRLSLNKAFARVFVSKTYAKGCQLIEDMTMNSYMWFVEWFTYRAKKPTVNVVGKEDKFQQPLERLNNLKVSLAQSQGPNQPHLMNANVGHKHDDAKWGSHQENAHSKEVRCHNIGSRIQESQDYHRCRDTAMGCRDTPLKLP